One genomic region from Fictibacillus marinisediminis encodes:
- a CDS encoding GNAT family N-acetyltransferase, which produces MSAEVSLSFYQPEHNQELSTFELPKEQLRFTALPLTALKVCEEDQSRHPVVILYEGKPAGFFVLHHGPGITPFTENPNALFIRALSVHPKYQGKRVAKRAMLALPGFASVHFPFCDELVLAVNKKNIAAQQLYFKTGFEDRGQRRAGNIGIQYILQLPL; this is translated from the coding sequence ATGTCCGCTGAAGTCAGCCTGTCTTTCTATCAGCCTGAGCATAATCAGGAGTTGAGTACATTTGAACTTCCAAAAGAGCAGCTGCGATTTACTGCACTTCCGTTAACGGCATTAAAGGTATGCGAAGAAGACCAGAGCAGGCATCCGGTGGTCATTTTGTACGAGGGGAAGCCCGCCGGTTTTTTTGTGCTCCATCACGGACCGGGCATCACTCCCTTTACAGAAAATCCGAACGCCCTTTTCATCCGTGCACTTTCTGTTCATCCAAAATACCAGGGGAAACGGGTAGCAAAACGTGCGATGCTGGCCCTGCCTGGCTTTGCCTCCGTCCATTTTCCATTTTGCGATGAACTCGTGCTGGCGGTAAACAAAAAGAACATTGCCGCACAGCAGCTGTATTTTAAAACGGGCTTTGAGGACAGAGGACAAAGAAGAGCTGGCAATATTGGTATTCAATATATTTTGCAGCTGCCCTTATAA
- a CDS encoding DUF2164 domain-containing protein, whose product MLINWKQEQKDQAIRDIQQFFYDERGEEIGIIAAENFLDFFAKQIGPHFYNQGVRDSQNVVRDRLAAVEDDLYALERK is encoded by the coding sequence ATGTTAATCAACTGGAAACAAGAACAAAAGGATCAGGCCATCCGAGATATTCAGCAGTTTTTTTACGATGAGCGCGGGGAGGAAATAGGAATCATCGCAGCAGAAAATTTTCTTGATTTTTTCGCGAAGCAGATCGGACCTCATTTTTATAATCAGGGAGTCAGAGATTCACAGAATGTCGTAAGAGACAGACTGGCTGCTGTGGAAGATGATCTATATGCACTTGAAAGGAAATAA
- a CDS encoding ABC transporter permease — MKKFSTVYKFHLKENLTSKAFKISTAIIFVAILAFLGYSNWANSSDSGNKDKISLINETSNEVSIQALNKTLEETKLNEAGQSQGKSLRKKVEQGDLDGVLIVKDQKGVPGLTYIYKNFPNNEVVPVISQALQQAYISNTITKNKINAETASSLLATVQVKDEVLKDTSNTFGIVYLFVFFMYIFIMGFGQMIATAIAAEKSSRVMEIMIPKVKPIMMMYAKIAAILTGAIVQIAFIGVAGGIAYLAGWLDADQLSIFGAAIDLSNLTPGVITAFIAYFVLGYLLYAMLYAAVGSMVSRTEDLGSSQFPIIILIMGAFFIGMRSLFDPSTTLVVVSSYIPFFSPIVTFSRIVAGEAGAMEISITIGILLVSLWIINRIAGRIYVHGVMHYGGKVKLKDMIQVAKNS, encoded by the coding sequence ATGAAAAAATTTTCAACAGTATATAAATTTCATTTAAAAGAAAACCTTACTTCCAAGGCTTTCAAAATATCAACAGCCATCATCTTTGTGGCCATTCTGGCTTTTCTTGGCTACTCCAACTGGGCAAACAGCTCTGACAGCGGCAATAAGGATAAAATCTCGCTGATCAATGAAACGAGCAACGAGGTTAGTATTCAGGCATTAAATAAAACGCTAGAAGAAACAAAGCTGAATGAAGCCGGCCAAAGCCAGGGGAAAAGCTTAAGAAAGAAGGTAGAGCAAGGAGATCTGGATGGAGTTTTAATTGTTAAAGATCAAAAAGGTGTACCAGGTTTGACCTATATTTATAAAAACTTCCCGAATAATGAAGTTGTTCCTGTCATATCTCAGGCATTGCAACAAGCATATATCTCGAATACGATTACCAAAAATAAAATTAATGCAGAAACGGCTTCTTCTTTGCTGGCAACAGTACAAGTGAAGGATGAAGTATTAAAGGATACGAGTAACACGTTTGGAATTGTTTATCTCTTTGTATTCTTTATGTACATATTTATCATGGGGTTCGGTCAGATGATCGCAACGGCCATCGCAGCGGAAAAATCCTCGCGCGTCATGGAAATCATGATTCCAAAAGTAAAGCCGATCATGATGATGTATGCCAAAATTGCCGCTATCCTGACAGGTGCAATTGTTCAGATTGCTTTTATCGGAGTAGCTGGCGGAATTGCTTACCTGGCAGGCTGGCTTGATGCCGATCAATTGTCGATTTTCGGTGCAGCTATCGATCTATCAAATTTAACACCGGGCGTCATTACTGCGTTCATTGCGTATTTTGTACTGGGGTATTTATTGTACGCCATGCTTTATGCGGCAGTCGGGTCAATGGTAAGCAGGACAGAAGACTTGGGCTCATCTCAGTTTCCGATCATTATCCTGATCATGGGAGCATTCTTTATCGGTATGCGCTCATTGTTCGATCCCTCCACTACACTTGTTGTTGTCAGCTCGTACATTCCTTTCTTCTCACCAATCGTTACATTTTCAAGAATTGTAGCGGGAGAAGCGGGAGCGATGGAGATCAGTATTACAATCGGAATACTTCTTGTTTCATTATGGATTATCAACCGGATTGCAGGGCGCATTTATGTGCATGGTGTGATGCATTACGGCGGTAAAGTGAAGTTGAAAGATATGATCCAAGTCGCTAAAAATAGTTGA
- a CDS encoding ABC transporter ATP-binding protein, with the protein MALELQYLHKSFGHTKAVSNLSLTLPAGEVLGLLGRNGAGKTTTIKMILGLLVPDQGEILWKGRLLDRSQVSIGYLPEERGLYQKSKVSDQLRYFAELEGMDKQSANKAIDYWLEKLQIPEHKDKKASDLSKGNQQKIQLIATLIHDPELLILDEPFSGLDPVNANMLSAIIEEQVKKKKTVILSSHRMEQIESFCENVCLMKDGQAVIHGRLSEIKQNYGYRNLTLFNHEDMEEKLKAWKVSYEKKMNDLLVKVKDDSEAFELFNRLHQANVPIRYFKMLEPTLNEIFLEKVR; encoded by the coding sequence TTGGCATTGGAGCTGCAGTATCTGCATAAATCTTTTGGGCATACAAAGGCAGTGTCTAATCTTTCACTTACTTTGCCGGCCGGGGAAGTACTCGGGCTTTTAGGAAGAAATGGTGCGGGTAAGACGACAACCATTAAAATGATTCTCGGTCTTCTCGTACCTGATCAGGGGGAGATCCTTTGGAAAGGCAGACTGCTCGACCGCAGCCAAGTTTCGATCGGCTACTTGCCGGAAGAAAGAGGACTCTATCAAAAAAGCAAAGTTTCTGATCAGCTTCGATATTTTGCAGAGCTTGAGGGGATGGACAAACAAAGCGCCAATAAAGCCATCGATTATTGGCTTGAAAAACTGCAAATTCCGGAACACAAAGATAAAAAGGCTTCCGATCTTTCCAAAGGAAATCAGCAAAAAATACAGCTGATCGCCACACTTATTCATGATCCGGAGCTTTTGATACTGGATGAGCCGTTCAGTGGTCTCGATCCTGTTAATGCGAACATGCTGTCTGCGATTATAGAAGAACAGGTGAAAAAGAAAAAAACAGTGATCCTTTCCTCGCATCGTATGGAGCAGATTGAATCATTCTGTGAAAATGTTTGTCTTATGAAAGATGGGCAAGCGGTTATACACGGCAGGCTTAGCGAGATTAAACAGAACTACGGATACCGCAATCTCACGCTGTTTAATCATGAAGATATGGAAGAGAAGCTGAAGGCATGGAAGGTTTCCTACGAGAAGAAGATGAACGACTTGCTTGTAAAGGTAAAGGATGATTCAGAAGCCTTCGAACTGTTTAACCGGCTACATCAGGCGAACGTTCCCATTCGATATTTTAAAATGCTCGAACCTACTCTGAATGAAATCTTCCTGGAAAAGGTGAGATAA